Proteins encoded within one genomic window of Bombina bombina isolate aBomBom1 chromosome 1, aBomBom1.pri, whole genome shotgun sequence:
- the INHA gene encoding inhibin alpha chain, whose translation MCYLHILLLFMVTINCQRMSTTCEISEGDRQLILAKVKTQILEALGPPPTLTTSASPTPSPGPPEPMHAEQRTIHKRHSKSQRYNAEDTSKVILFPSSDIACESPNLDVPLEEPGNSFTYIFRPSTHVLSRKVLSAQLWFFTGKNLNGQPTMTSSMTDKEPTEVSVPISTPTIQSLGSDHASSNEFVSDPFSTQVNASSNDDNDSLQNFIDLQVLSEHDPVTLVTYQIQRVDDWTVFHLAPAFLRYVTRGIFVLLVRCPSCPCSNQPENTPFLMFNTQPTHRMRRSGVPWSPSALDLLQRPPSSGSGSTECHRGSLNITFEELGWDQWIVHPGSFQFNYCHGTCSPSHGLSPALHWGHCCAALPSTMKSLRVTTTTDGGFSYRYETVPNLLTQNCACS comes from the exons ATGTGCTACCTACATATTTTACTGCTCTTTATGGTGACAATAAACTGCCAGAGGATGAGCACAACCTGTGAGATTTCAGAAGGTGATCGCCAGCTTATTCTTGCTAAAGTAAAAACACAGATTTTGGAGGCACTTGGGCCACCACCAACTTTAACCACCAGTGCATCACCAACACCTTCTCCAGGCCCACCAGAGCCAATGCATGCCGAGCAGAGGACTATACATAAGAGACACAGTAAGAGCCAAAGGTACAATGCAGAGGACACCTCCAAAGTTATTCTATTCCCCTCCTCAG ATATTGCATGCGAGTCTCCAAACCTTGATGTCCCTTTGGAAGAGCCAGGAAATAGTTTTACTTACATCTTTCGTCCATCTACTCATGTCCTCAGCCGTAAAGTCTTGTCAGCTCAGTTATGGTTTTTTACTGGTAAGAATCTGAATGGGCAACCTACCATGACCTCAAGTATGACTGATAAGGAGCCTACAGAAGTTAGCGTTCCAATTTCAACTCCTACAATTCAAAGTCTTGGAAGTGATCATGCATCATCAAATGAATTTGTGAGCGATCCCTTCAGCACTCAGGTAAACGCCTCTAGCAATGATGACAATGATTCTCTGCAAAACTTTATTGACCTCCAGGTGTTGTCAGAACATGACCCAGTAACACTGGTCACCTACCAGATTCAGAGAGTGGATGACTGGACTGTCTTTCACCTTGCCCCAGCTTTCCTACGGTATGTAACAAGAGGGATTTTTGTTCTTCTTGTTCGATGTCCTTCATGCCCATGTTCCAACCAGCCTGAAAACACTCCATTCTTAATGTTTAACACCCAACCGACCCACAGAATGCGTAGGTCTGGAGTTCCCTGGTCTCCATCTGCTCTGGATCTACTTCAGAGACCTCCATCTTCAGGGTCCGGCAGCACCGAATGTCATCGTGGTTCTCTCAATATTACTTTTGAGGAGTTGGGCTGGGACCAATGGATTGTACATCCAGGAAGCTTCCAGTTTAATTACTGCCATGGTACATGCTCCCCTAGTCATGGGCTTAGCCCAGCACTCCACTGGGGGCACTGCTGTGCAGCTTTGCCAAGTACCATGAAGTCATTACGAGTCACCACCACTACGGATGGAGGATTCTCATACAGATACGAGACTGTCCCCAACCTGCTGACCCAAAACTGCGCCTGCAGCTAA